Proteins from a genomic interval of Pseudomonas silesiensis:
- the bglX gene encoding beta-glucosidase BglX has protein sequence MRKAAWLILVTLLSSDGIGAQSWPESAPDYAKLHFIDKLMRQMTVEEKIGQLRLNCIGAQSPREQLLEEAGASTLGGIFYAVGRSELREFQDAALRSRLKIPLFFAYDVIHGHRTLFPIGLGLASTWDTDAIALSGRIAAKEASADGLDMVFSPMVDIARDPRWGRASEGWGEDTHLSARYTESMVNALQGATLDAAGNVMASAKHFALYGAAEGGRDYNSVDMSLPRMYQDYLPPYRAAVKAGVGAMMLTYVAINGIPATSNIWLIRDLLRQQWRFKGLVITDFNAVAELVSHGVARDGREAAMLAIKAGVSMSMSDTYFRDELPGLLQSGAVSQKDIDDAVREVLGAKYDLGLFADPYLRIGTAKDDPADINAEHRLHRAQVRDVARKSLVLLKNDRAVLPLDKTAVVAVVGPLAKSRVDILGNWSSIGSSAQAISVYDGIAHALDAPNRLLYARGADVTGDPLVLDYLNAPGANPADVEVDPRSPTRMLQEAMDVARQADVVVVVVGESRGMSYEGASRASLALPGYQTQLISALKSTGKPLVLVLMNGRPLSIGVEHQLADAVLETWYSGTEGGNAIADVLFGDYNPSGKLPISFPRSVGQVPTYYSHLNTSRPYQADAPRAVTSRYFDEAYGPLYPFGFGLSYTNFSVSDITLTRQSLKRGEALGASVVVKNIGQRAGGTVVQLYIHDISASISRPVKELKGFQKIMLQAGEEQVVHFNLSEEDLKFYNAQLEYAAEPGEFSVMIGLDSREVKQRRFELL, from the coding sequence ATGCGCAAAGCAGCCTGGTTGATCCTGGTTACTCTCTTGAGCAGTGATGGCATTGGGGCGCAATCGTGGCCGGAATCTGCTCCTGACTATGCCAAGCTCCATTTCATCGACAAGCTGATGCGACAGATGACGGTCGAAGAAAAGATCGGCCAGCTCAGATTGAATTGCATTGGCGCGCAATCACCCCGCGAGCAATTGCTTGAGGAGGCTGGCGCATCAACACTCGGTGGCATTTTCTACGCCGTGGGTCGTAGTGAGCTACGGGAGTTCCAGGACGCAGCTCTGCGCAGTCGTTTGAAAATCCCTCTGTTCTTCGCCTACGACGTAATTCACGGTCATCGCACGCTGTTCCCCATCGGTCTTGGCTTGGCTTCCACCTGGGATACCGATGCGATTGCGCTTTCCGGTCGCATCGCCGCGAAAGAGGCCAGTGCAGACGGGCTGGATATGGTGTTTTCACCGATGGTCGATATTGCTCGGGATCCGCGCTGGGGCAGGGCTTCGGAAGGCTGGGGCGAGGATACCCATCTGTCCGCCCGCTACACCGAATCGATGGTCAACGCACTGCAAGGCGCCACACTGGACGCTGCCGGTAACGTCATGGCGAGCGCCAAGCATTTTGCCTTGTACGGCGCCGCGGAAGGTGGGCGCGACTACAACTCGGTGGACATGAGCCTGCCGCGAATGTATCAGGACTATCTGCCACCCTATCGCGCTGCGGTAAAGGCTGGTGTCGGCGCGATGATGCTGACGTACGTCGCCATCAACGGCATACCGGCCACGTCCAACATCTGGTTGATCCGCGACCTGCTGCGCCAGCAATGGCGTTTCAAGGGGCTGGTCATCACGGACTTCAATGCTGTGGCTGAACTGGTCAGTCATGGGGTGGCCCGTGATGGCCGTGAGGCAGCCATGTTGGCGATCAAGGCCGGGGTCAGCATGAGCATGTCCGACACTTACTTTCGTGACGAATTGCCCGGTCTGTTGCAATCGGGAGCGGTGTCGCAGAAAGACATTGATGACGCCGTGCGGGAAGTCCTGGGAGCCAAATACGATTTGGGATTGTTTGCCGACCCCTACTTGCGCATCGGTACCGCCAAGGATGATCCAGCGGATATCAATGCCGAGCACCGCCTGCATCGCGCACAGGTCCGAGACGTCGCCCGCAAAAGTCTGGTGTTGCTGAAAAATGATCGGGCGGTATTGCCGCTCGACAAGACCGCCGTGGTCGCCGTCGTCGGACCTCTGGCCAAAAGTCGCGTCGACATACTGGGCAATTGGAGCTCCATCGGCTCCTCCGCGCAAGCGATCTCGGTGTATGACGGCATCGCCCATGCGCTCGATGCGCCGAACCGGCTGCTATACGCCCGTGGGGCAGACGTCACGGGCGATCCTCTGGTCCTCGACTACCTTAATGCCCCCGGTGCCAACCCTGCCGATGTGGAAGTCGACCCACGCTCGCCGACGCGCATGTTGCAAGAGGCGATGGATGTTGCCCGACAGGCCGATGTGGTGGTTGTGGTGGTCGGCGAATCCCGGGGCATGTCCTATGAAGGGGCCAGTCGTGCCAGCCTGGCCTTGCCGGGGTATCAGACGCAGCTCATCAGCGCACTCAAAAGCACCGGCAAACCCTTGGTGCTGGTGTTGATGAATGGCCGACCACTGTCCATTGGCGTGGAACATCAACTGGCCGATGCGGTCCTGGAAACCTGGTACAGCGGCACAGAAGGCGGCAACGCCATCGCCGATGTGCTGTTCGGGGACTACAACCCTTCAGGAAAACTGCCGATCAGTTTCCCACGCTCCGTGGGCCAGGTGCCTACATACTACAGCCACCTGAACACCAGCCGGCCCTATCAAGCCGATGCCCCACGAGCGGTGACTTCTCGTTACTTCGATGAAGCCTATGGGCCGCTTTATCCGTTCGGTTTCGGCTTGAGTTACACCAATTTCAGCGTCTCGGACATCACCCTTACTCGCCAAAGCCTCAAGCGCGGTGAAGCCCTGGGCGCGAGTGTGGTGGTGAAAAACATTGGTCAGCGCGCCGGGGGAACCGTCGTGCAACTATACATCCACGATATCAGCGCCTCGATCAGCCGCCCCGTCAAGGAATTGAAGGGCTTTCAAAAAATCATGCTGCAGGCAGGGGAAGAACAAGTCGTGCACTTCAACTTGAGCGAAGAAGATCTCAAGTTCTACAACGCACAACTGGAGTACGCGGCCGAGCCGGGGGAGTTCAGCGTAATGATCGGCCTGGATTCGCGGGAGGTGAAGCAGCGGCGATTTGAGCTGTTATGA
- a CDS encoding DUF2025 family protein: MRITSQLICQAADQLQGFVGLNRKTGQYIVRFSEDAFGMDVADDGIIPVSEFVWATGPEQAMTLKRESIQLLLDQNIDDRINITEPLRVYMNRREVPQITAVRSLVQRFADQLPG; this comes from the coding sequence ATGCGCATCACTTCCCAGCTCATCTGCCAGGCGGCCGACCAACTCCAGGGCTTCGTCGGCCTCAACCGCAAAACCGGCCAGTACATCGTCCGCTTCAGTGAAGACGCGTTCGGCATGGACGTGGCGGACGACGGCATTATTCCCGTGAGCGAGTTCGTCTGGGCAACCGGTCCGGAACAGGCTATGACCCTCAAGCGCGAGTCGATCCAGTTGCTGCTGGATCAGAATATCGACGACCGGATCAACATTACCGAGCCGTTGCGGGTGTATATGAATCGGCGGGAAGTGCCGCAGATTACGGCGGTGCGCAGTTTGGTGCAGCGGTTCGCTGATCAGCTGCCTGGCTGA
- a CDS encoding multidrug/biocide efflux PACE transporter has protein sequence MNANKSITERIFQAIGFELLAVLICTPLLAWVMDKPMLEMGVATLAIAALALAWNVVFNGVFDRVLNRLALVRNAWVRVVHALLFEGGLVAVGVPLIAWWLNVSLWQAFLLDIGVLLFFLPYTYVYHWAYDVVRERMVMRSACENL, from the coding sequence ATGAACGCCAACAAATCCATCACTGAACGTATTTTCCAGGCCATTGGTTTCGAACTGCTGGCGGTGTTGATCTGCACCCCGTTGCTCGCCTGGGTCATGGACAAGCCGATGCTGGAAATGGGCGTGGCGACCCTGGCCATCGCTGCATTGGCCCTGGCCTGGAACGTGGTCTTCAACGGCGTGTTCGATCGCGTGCTCAACCGTCTCGCCCTTGTGCGCAACGCCTGGGTTCGGGTGGTGCATGCGTTGCTGTTCGAGGGCGGCCTGGTCGCCGTCGGCGTGCCGCTGATTGCCTGGTGGCTGAATGTCAGCCTGTGGCAGGCGTTCCTGCTGGACATCGGTGTGTTGCTGTTCTTCCTGCCGTATACCTATGTTTATCACTGGGCGTATGACGTGGTGCGTGAGCGGATGGTCATGCGCAGTGCTTGTGAAAATCTGTAG
- a CDS encoding helix-turn-helix domain-containing protein, which produces MASYAMKITLERIALFQFTPTHCAQARAMLGWSIEELSEEAGVSVDAIRRFEAERDVLDVTRLALAYRFEAEGLVFFPGFAPGRGMNVKGSTPNPVGRADYAMVE; this is translated from the coding sequence ATGGCCTCTTATGCGATGAAGATCACCCTGGAACGTATCGCCCTTTTCCAATTCACGCCAACCCACTGCGCCCAGGCCCGGGCGATGCTGGGTTGGAGTATTGAAGAGTTGTCTGAAGAAGCCGGTGTTTCGGTTGACGCCATTCGACGGTTCGAAGCCGAGCGTGATGTGCTGGATGTGACCCGGCTGGCGCTGGCTTACCGGTTTGAAGCGGAGGGGTTGGTGTTCTTCCCGGGGTTTGCGCCGGGGAGAGGGATGAATGTGAAGGGATCGACGCCGAATCCGGTGGGACGGGCGGATTATGCGATGGTTGAGTGA
- a CDS encoding LysR family transcriptional regulator, whose amino-acid sequence MASHEVLLAFVQAATQGSFSAAARKLGRSQSTISAAVASLEIDLNLTLFDRSSRKPGLTPAGHVVLQRAEAILAATSRLEMTASQLSQGVEAKLTVALSDTYQSDRFEEALGTFEQRYPDLELECLIAECDDLVALVQSGRAHVAFAERQDSYPPDLASSTVDERTEIALFVAHGHPLAALAKVDQEMLQQHRELRLATIVNPYESRAKGRVWSAPSYLMLLEMAQGGFGWAPLPRWLVERFGAGALQELQVRGWPKTVSVDALWSRLNPPGPAGSWLIGKMLE is encoded by the coding sequence ATGGCCTCTCACGAAGTGTTGCTGGCGTTCGTCCAGGCGGCGACGCAAGGCTCGTTCTCCGCGGCGGCGCGCAAGCTGGGCCGCAGTCAGTCGACCATCAGCGCGGCAGTGGCCAGCCTGGAGATCGACCTGAACCTGACCTTGTTCGATCGCAGCAGCCGCAAGCCCGGCCTGACCCCGGCCGGGCATGTGGTCTTGCAGCGGGCCGAGGCGATTCTGGCGGCCACCAGCCGCCTGGAAATGACCGCCAGCCAACTGTCCCAGGGGGTCGAGGCGAAGCTGACGGTGGCGTTGTCCGACACCTACCAGTCCGACCGGTTCGAAGAGGCACTCGGTACTTTCGAACAGCGTTATCCGGACCTCGAGCTCGAATGCCTGATTGCCGAATGCGATGACCTGGTGGCGCTGGTGCAAAGCGGTCGCGCCCATGTCGCCTTCGCCGAGCGGCAAGACAGCTACCCGCCGGACCTGGCCAGTTCGACAGTGGACGAACGCACGGAAATCGCCCTGTTCGTCGCCCACGGGCATCCGTTGGCGGCGTTGGCAAAGGTCGATCAGGAGATGCTGCAACAGCACCGCGAATTGCGGCTGGCGACCATCGTCAATCCCTATGAAAGCCGGGCGAAGGGGCGCGTCTGGTCGGCGCCGAGCTACCTGATGCTGCTGGAAATGGCCCAGGGCGGATTCGGCTGGGCGCCGTTGCCACGGTGGTTGGTGGAACGCTTTGGTGCGGGGGCGTTGCAGGAGCTTCAGGTGCGCGGCTGGCCGAAGACGGTGTCGGTGGATGCGCTGTGGTCACGGTTGAATCCGCCGGGGCCGGCGGGGAGTTGGTTGATCGGCAAGATGCTGGAATAG
- a CDS encoding amidase family protein: protein MDVTSKACMTRLASLVLLTVASAALAQTSSAESGLEYLSVDELGKRMERNQLSAVTLVQHLQQRIEQLDKQGPAINAIIELNPEALAIAESLDQERRAGHSRGPLHGIPVLLKDNIDTSDQMQTSAGSLAMIGQPAAQDAFIVQRLRAAGAVILGKTNLSEWANVRDLSIPAGWSGRGGQTKNPHVLSETPCGSSSGSGAAVAAGFAPLAVGTETSGSIICPAALNGVVGLRPTAGLLSRSGIIPVTYKTDTPGPMTRTVREAALLLNAMTGNDDDEPVKKPQSVRDVDYTQWLQPNALEGRRIGYPVKFDTGIEAKQLDPQFSLALEIMQAAGATLIPVEFIEPESEQIEEAFSMGIKRNLPGYLATRKGLVAPSLEAIVQFNEKSPGAEGYGQTMLSAASKIDFDESTYNQLWQKIQSENAAAIDNVLVTHQLDALVLDVGSPGLNAAPLAGYPGIMVPSGIDDGGVPTSVYFFGARWSEARLLALAYGYEQVSRAWRAPAFKP from the coding sequence ATGGATGTGACATCAAAAGCCTGCATGACGCGACTGGCCTCGCTGGTGCTTCTGACGGTTGCAAGCGCAGCCCTTGCGCAAACGTCGTCAGCCGAATCGGGGCTGGAATATTTAAGTGTCGATGAACTCGGCAAAAGAATGGAGCGCAATCAGCTGAGTGCGGTAACGCTGGTGCAGCACTTGCAACAGCGGATCGAACAGCTGGATAAACAGGGACCGGCGATCAACGCGATCATTGAACTCAATCCGGAGGCATTGGCCATTGCCGAGTCGCTGGATCAGGAGCGACGGGCAGGGCATAGTCGAGGCCCACTGCATGGCATTCCGGTATTGCTCAAAGACAATATCGATACCTCCGACCAGATGCAGACCAGCGCCGGGTCGTTGGCCATGATCGGGCAACCCGCCGCGCAGGACGCCTTTATCGTGCAACGACTCAGGGCGGCCGGGGCGGTTATCCTGGGGAAAACCAACCTCAGCGAGTGGGCCAACGTCCGCGACCTTTCCATCCCGGCTGGGTGGAGTGGCCGCGGTGGACAAACCAAAAATCCCCACGTGTTGAGTGAAACGCCCTGCGGTTCCAGCTCGGGCTCCGGCGCCGCTGTCGCCGCTGGTTTCGCCCCCCTGGCCGTCGGCACGGAAACCTCCGGCTCGATCATCTGCCCGGCTGCCCTCAACGGGGTAGTGGGCCTCAGGCCTACCGCGGGCCTGCTCAGTCGTAGCGGCATCATTCCCGTAACCTATAAAACCGATACGCCCGGGCCGATGACGCGCACCGTCCGCGAGGCTGCACTGCTGTTGAACGCCATGACCGGTAATGACGATGACGAGCCGGTCAAGAAACCGCAGTCCGTGCGCGACGTGGACTATACGCAATGGCTGCAACCCAACGCTCTGGAAGGGCGGCGCATCGGTTATCCGGTGAAATTCGACACCGGCATAGAGGCGAAACAGCTCGACCCCCAGTTCTCCCTGGCGCTGGAAATCATGCAGGCCGCAGGCGCCACCTTGATCCCGGTGGAGTTCATTGAACCGGAATCGGAACAGATAGAGGAGGCCTTCTCGATGGGTATCAAGCGCAACCTGCCAGGCTATCTGGCAACTCGCAAAGGACTTGTGGCACCGAGTCTTGAGGCGATTGTGCAATTCAACGAAAAGTCCCCCGGGGCTGAAGGTTATGGGCAGACGATGTTGAGCGCGGCCAGCAAGATCGATTTTGACGAGAGTACGTACAACCAGTTGTGGCAAAAAATCCAAAGCGAAAATGCGGCCGCCATCGACAACGTGCTGGTCACCCATCAACTGGACGCCCTGGTGCTGGACGTCGGCTCACCCGGCTTGAACGCCGCCCCGCTGGCGGGTTATCCCGGCATCATGGTGCCATCCGGGATCGACGATGGCGGGGTGCCGACCTCGGTGTACTTCTTCGGCGCACGCTGGAGCGAGGCCCGGCTGCTGGCATTAGCGTACGGTTATGAACAAGTGTCTCGTGCGTGGCGGGCACCGGCGTTTAAGCCGTAG
- a CDS encoding glycerophosphodiester phosphodiesterase, producing MPVTFTRSALLLSVLLGLGQAQAASEPSPTALATRLGIPHPAVIAHRGASFDAPESTAPAYKLARDLGADYLELDLQRSKDGVLFALHDDNLQRTTDVASKFPERKDSPANAFTLAELKTLDAGSWFNSAYPDRARPSYAGLKILTLDEIIDIAQGNPLHKPGLYIETKEPKQFPGLERDLKEKLQDRGWLSPIGSKLAKSELAVGQGKGKVVLQTFEKGSLELLEKEMPQVPKILLLWVGAGSIEPKSKVTFAESGDKDKATFYARQQPKDKAEFQRWVEYAKAQGAIGTGPSVRLTQRGDQSYSDLVQPWMNQYTHDQGLLVHAYTVDDAVDYQKVMDAGVDGIFTNRASELLKFYKRPAAASVAQLLQNNGY from the coding sequence ATGCCCGTCACCTTCACCCGAAGCGCCCTGTTGCTGAGTGTGCTGCTTGGCCTCGGCCAGGCGCAGGCCGCCAGCGAACCCAGCCCCACTGCACTGGCGACCCGCCTGGGTATCCCGCATCCGGCGGTGATCGCCCACCGGGGCGCGTCATTCGATGCGCCGGAATCCACCGCCCCGGCTTACAAGCTGGCGCGGGATCTGGGGGCCGATTACCTGGAGCTGGACTTGCAGCGCAGCAAGGACGGCGTGCTGTTCGCCCTGCACGACGACAACCTGCAACGCACCACCGACGTCGCCAGCAAATTTCCGGAGCGCAAGGACAGCCCGGCCAACGCCTTCACCCTTGCCGAACTGAAAACCCTCGATGCCGGCAGCTGGTTCAATAGCGCTTACCCGGATCGCGCCCGTCCGTCCTATGCGGGGCTGAAGATCCTGACCCTGGACGAGATCATCGACATCGCCCAGGGCAACCCGCTGCACAAGCCGGGCCTGTACATCGAAACCAAGGAACCGAAACAGTTTCCCGGTCTCGAACGCGACCTCAAGGAGAAACTCCAGGATCGCGGCTGGTTGAGCCCGATCGGTTCGAAACTGGCGAAAAGCGAACTGGCGGTCGGCCAGGGCAAAGGCAAGGTGGTGTTGCAGACGTTCGAGAAGGGCAGCCTCGAACTGCTGGAAAAGGAAATGCCACAAGTGCCGAAGATCCTGCTGCTGTGGGTCGGCGCAGGCAGCATCGAGCCCAAGTCCAAGGTGACGTTTGCCGAATCCGGCGACAAGGACAAAGCGACGTTCTACGCCAGGCAGCAACCGAAGGACAAAGCCGAATTCCAGCGCTGGGTCGAGTACGCCAAGGCCCAGGGCGCGATCGGCACCGGCCCGTCTGTCAGGCTGACCCAGAGGGGTGACCAGAGCTACTCGGACCTGGTGCAACCGTGGATGAACCAGTACACCCATGACCAGGGCTTGCTGGTGCACGCCTACACCGTTGACGATGCAGTGGATTATCAGAAGGTCATGGATGCCGGCGTCGATGGCATCTTTACCAATCGCGCCAGCGAATTGCTCAAGTTTTATAAACGGCCGGCGGCGGCGAGTGTTGCGCAGTTGTTGCAGAACAATGGGTATTGA
- a CDS encoding MBL fold metallo-hydrolase produces MATSISPADNASTPEASRQTQGQYRNHAPVQREGFRKTLRIMWNVIFHKPNNTRPTAAVPVQSLTRAALIAAPNHSVYRLGHSTVLLKLRDKFWITDPVFAERASPVQWAGPKRFHQPPISLEELPPIEAVILSHDHYDHLDYQAIRQLADKANYFLTPLGVGDTLIKWGVDASKVRQLDWWQGTEVDGLEFIATPSQHFSGRSLFDGNSTLWASWVMIDGDTRIFFSGDSGYFDGFKRIGEQYGPFDLTLMETGAYNVEWPHVHMQPEQTLQAHIDLKGRWLLPIHNGTFDLSMHAWYEPFDRILALAWERNVSITTPQMGQAFNVLHPQRGSTWWDEVEQQVYQQSVG; encoded by the coding sequence ATGGCCACCTCAATTTCCCCGGCGGACAACGCCTCCACACCTGAAGCGTCGCGACAGACTCAAGGGCAATATCGCAACCATGCCCCGGTGCAGCGCGAAGGTTTTCGCAAAACCTTGCGCATTATGTGGAACGTGATCTTCCACAAACCAAACAACACCCGCCCGACGGCAGCCGTTCCGGTACAAAGCCTGACGCGAGCGGCATTGATCGCTGCGCCCAATCACAGCGTCTACCGCCTCGGTCATTCCACCGTCCTGCTGAAACTGCGCGACAAATTCTGGATCACCGACCCGGTCTTCGCCGAACGCGCCTCACCGGTGCAATGGGCCGGCCCCAAGCGTTTCCATCAGCCGCCGATCAGTCTGGAAGAACTGCCGCCGATTGAAGCGGTGATCCTGTCCCACGATCACTACGACCACCTCGATTATCAGGCGATCCGCCAACTGGCGGACAAGGCCAACTACTTCCTGACGCCCCTGGGCGTGGGCGACACCCTGATCAAGTGGGGCGTCGACGCCAGCAAGGTGCGTCAGCTGGACTGGTGGCAAGGTACCGAGGTCGATGGCCTGGAGTTCATCGCCACCCCTTCGCAGCACTTTTCCGGCCGTAGCCTGTTCGATGGCAACAGCACGCTGTGGGCTTCATGGGTGATGATCGACGGCGACACGCGGATCTTCTTCAGCGGTGACAGTGGCTATTTCGACGGCTTCAAACGCATCGGCGAACAGTACGGGCCGTTCGACCTGACACTGATGGAAACCGGCGCCTACAACGTCGAGTGGCCCCATGTGCACATGCAGCCGGAGCAGACCTTGCAGGCGCATATCGATCTGAAAGGGCGGTGGTTGCTGCCGATCCACAACGGTACTTTCGATCTGTCGATGCATGCCTGGTACGAACCCTTTGACCGGATCCTGGCGTTGGCCTGGGAGCGCAATGTGTCGATCACCACGCCGCAGATGGGGCAAGCCTTCAATGTGCTGCATCCGCAGCGAGGCAGTACCTGGTGGGATGAGGTCGAGCAGCAGGTGTACCAGCAGAGTGTCGGCTAA
- a CDS encoding PepSY domain-containing protein produces MKTLTALFTAAALTLTAGLAQADVPVDQIPQLVKDKKIMPLEELNKIVLKLHPGATITDSDLDNHFNNYEYEVELRDAKNVEWDVDLNAATGEVLKNKQDD; encoded by the coding sequence ATGAAAACCCTGACTGCCTTGTTCACCGCTGCCGCCCTGACCCTTACCGCTGGCCTGGCCCAGGCCGATGTTCCTGTCGATCAGATCCCACAGTTGGTCAAAGATAAAAAGATCATGCCGCTGGAAGAACTGAACAAGATCGTTCTGAAGTTGCACCCGGGTGCCACGATTACCGACAGCGACCTGGACAACCACTTCAACAACTATGAATACGAAGTCGAACTGCGCGATGCCAAAAACGTTGAATGGGACGTGGATTTGAACGCAGCCACCGGCGAAGTCCTGAAAAACAAGCAAGACGACTGA
- a CDS encoding DUF1003 domain-containing protein: MTTETKHTAPVDHLRFHRPHAHLAPTFGNDKFALRAEAFARFFGTPTFLGAQTLIVVVWICLNLFGVAHFDLYPFILLNLAFSLQSAYAAPLILLAQTRQAARDKAQSDADAQHREALAVANAERQAQAAQNSAQLLELLEQNTRLTEMTKTLTERIESLTSEMHQHFVGKDQPGS, encoded by the coding sequence ATGACCACCGAAACCAAACACACCGCTCCCGTCGATCACCTGCGTTTCCACCGGCCTCACGCGCACCTGGCGCCTACTTTCGGCAACGACAAGTTCGCCTTGCGCGCCGAGGCCTTTGCGCGTTTCTTCGGCACACCGACCTTTCTCGGTGCGCAAACGCTGATCGTGGTGGTGTGGATTTGCCTCAACCTGTTTGGCGTGGCTCACTTTGACCTGTACCCGTTCATCCTGCTCAACCTGGCGTTCAGCCTGCAATCGGCTTACGCCGCACCGCTGATTCTGCTGGCCCAGACCCGCCAGGCCGCCCGCGACAAAGCCCAGTCCGACGCCGATGCGCAGCACCGCGAAGCCCTGGCCGTGGCCAACGCGGAACGTCAAGCCCAGGCAGCGCAGAACTCCGCGCAATTGTTGGAATTGCTGGAGCAAAACACCCGGCTGACCGAAATGACCAAGACCCTGACCGAACGCATCGAAAGCCTGACGTCGGAGATGCATCAGCACTTTGTGGGCAAGGATCAGCCAGGCAGCTGA
- a CDS encoding GAF domain-containing sensor histidine kinase, with protein sequence MGQTAAADIATIGRISAVPAILQVIREMTGLRFAAVARVTEDAWTACAVLDQLGFGLQVGGELEVTTTLCHEIRQAHRAVVIDKASDDPLYRDHHTPRLYQFESYISVPIFRTDGRFFGTICALDPNPAPLTSSTIQSTMESFARMLALQIESEENQQKTEAALIQEQEAGELREQFIAVLGHDLRNPLFAISAGAEMLLRKFPDPATDKLVRHILTSARRATKLVNDVLDFTRGTMGKGIPVIIEPCPDLEGALRHVIAEIQSVHPDRSIVASIGDLRGAQCDRERVAQLASNLVANAVAHGDAAGSVVVSARIDQGTFVLSVKNQGQIAEQVLPHLFRPYSRPSHDTPQAGLGLGLYIASEIAKSHGGTLEVVSNAEQGTIFTFSLPLRR encoded by the coding sequence ATGGGTCAGACAGCGGCAGCAGATATCGCCACCATCGGTCGCATCAGCGCGGTGCCCGCCATACTTCAGGTGATCCGCGAAATGACCGGCCTGCGTTTTGCTGCAGTGGCCCGCGTGACAGAAGATGCCTGGACCGCCTGTGCGGTGCTCGATCAACTGGGTTTTGGCCTGCAGGTCGGTGGTGAACTGGAGGTGACGACCACCCTGTGTCACGAAATCCGTCAGGCCCACCGCGCCGTGGTGATCGACAAGGCCAGTGACGATCCGCTTTACCGCGATCACCACACGCCGCGCCTGTATCAATTCGAAAGCTACATCTCGGTACCGATTTTTCGCACGGACGGGCGTTTCTTCGGCACCATCTGCGCCCTTGACCCCAACCCGGCGCCGCTCACCTCCAGCACGATCCAGAGCACCATGGAGTCGTTCGCGCGGATGCTGGCGCTGCAGATCGAATCCGAAGAAAACCAGCAGAAGACCGAAGCGGCCCTGATTCAGGAGCAGGAAGCCGGCGAACTGCGCGAACAGTTTATCGCCGTGCTCGGGCATGACTTGCGCAACCCCTTGTTTGCCATCAGCGCCGGCGCGGAAATGCTCCTGCGCAAGTTTCCAGACCCGGCCACCGACAAGCTGGTGCGCCACATTCTCACCAGCGCCCGGCGCGCGACCAAACTGGTCAACGATGTACTGGACTTCACCCGCGGTACCATGGGCAAGGGCATTCCGGTGATTATCGAGCCGTGTCCGGATCTGGAAGGGGCATTGCGCCATGTGATCGCTGAAATCCAGAGCGTGCACCCCGACCGCAGTATCGTGGCGTCCATTGGCGACTTGCGCGGTGCGCAGTGCGATCGCGAGCGCGTCGCGCAATTGGCCTCCAATCTGGTGGCCAACGCTGTCGCCCATGGCGATGCGGCGGGTTCAGTGGTGGTCAGCGCGCGGATCGATCAAGGCACCTTTGTGCTGAGCGTGAAAAATCAGGGACAAATTGCCGAGCAGGTGTTGCCGCATCTGTTCCGCCCTTACTCGCGACCATCGCACGATACACCCCAGGCCGGCCTCGGGTTGGGCTTGTACATCGCCAGCGAAATCGCCAAATCCCATGGGGGAACACTGGAGGTGGTCTCCAACGCCGAGCAGGGCACGATCTTCACCTTCAGCCTGCCGCTCCGTCGATAA
- a CDS encoding TetR/AcrR family transcriptional regulator, with amino-acid sequence MTAPQRLTDRKRAAIIQAAIAEFRANGFDITSMDKIAATAGVSKRTVYNHFPSKEELFAEILNQLWARLTAEPETSYRPDLPLREQMRRMLMAKLQMMSDDNFLDLARVAIAATIHSPERAQNMVARMGEREESLTLWIRAAQADGRLKPVEPEFAAQQIQGMLKSFAFWPQISMGLPTLSAERQSTVVESALDMFLACHQV; translated from the coding sequence ATGACCGCCCCACAGCGCCTTACCGATCGAAAACGTGCAGCCATCATTCAGGCGGCGATTGCCGAATTCCGTGCCAACGGTTTCGACATCACCAGCATGGACAAGATCGCCGCCACCGCCGGGGTATCAAAACGCACGGTGTACAACCACTTCCCCAGCAAGGAAGAGTTGTTCGCCGAAATCCTCAATCAGTTGTGGGCTCGGCTGACCGCAGAACCGGAAACGTCCTACCGCCCTGACCTGCCCCTGCGCGAGCAGATGCGCCGGATGCTGATGGCAAAATTGCAGATGATGAGCGACGACAATTTTCTCGACCTGGCCCGGGTCGCCATTGCCGCCACCATTCACTCCCCGGAGCGTGCGCAGAACATGGTCGCGCGAATGGGTGAACGCGAAGAAAGCCTGACCCTGTGGATCCGTGCCGCCCAGGCCGATGGCCGGTTAAAACCGGTCGAACCGGAATTTGCCGCGCAGCAGATTCAGGGGATGCTCAAATCCTTTGCCTTCTGGCCGCAGATTTCCATGGGCCTGCCAACCCTGTCAGCCGAGCGGCAGAGCACCGTTGTGGAGTCGGCGCTGGACATGTTTCTGGCCTGTCATCAGGTCTAG